One genomic region from Homalodisca vitripennis isolate AUS2020 chromosome 6, UT_GWSS_2.1, whole genome shotgun sequence encodes:
- the LOC124364749 gene encoding venom serine carboxypeptidase-like isoform X1, whose product MIVTWKLVYFVCVQLAVINKMRLQLPLLVFTVFLSNATGFLIKHEIIVFPVPTDVDLGKPLLLTPYLEEGDYEKAQNLSLVKPEIGNSTSYSGFFTVHKKCENNLFFWFFPAQRSDWEDAPLILWLQGGPGAPSLYGLFEELGPFESFETGLRKRKYSWNNENNLLFIDQPVGTGYSFTGKECYRTSGEEVGEDLYNAVVQFHELFPNLQGNKFFISGESYAGHYIPALGHKIHEHNPSAKVKINLVAMMIGNGWSDPVKQSDYGTFLYNLGFIDDEAREIYKIHHEMFVTSVSIGDWYGAFQLWASMISFLRAEYVGQVSIYNYLPTSDKETQNWYEFVQSAEIRKALHIGDLEFHNLSKVYRKLVPDFVKSIKPWVEDLLEFYPMIYYSGQLDIICNYPMTVSFLRSMTWSGEAQYLNATRTKWCVGEELAGYYKGVHNLYDVLVRDAGHMVPADQPLWAYTLMNSITSGTPDNPLHALTPC is encoded by the exons ATGATTGTAACTtggaaattagtttattttgtctGTGTGCAACTGGCAGTAATCAACAAAATGAGATTGCAACTACCTCTTCTAGTCTTTACTGTGTTTTTATCAAATGCTAcaggttttttaataaaacatgaaataattgtatTCCCTGTACCTACTGATGTTGACTTAGGAAAGCCTCTACTCTTAACACCTTATTTAGAGGAAGGTGATTATGAAAAAGCCCAAAATCTCTCTCTAGTAAAACCGGAAATCGGAAATTCAACGAGTTATTCTGGATTCTTTACTGTGCACAAAAAATGTGAGAATAACCTGTTCTTTTGGTTCTTCCCTGCTCAAAGATCGGATTGGGAGGATGCACCATTGATACTTTGGCTACAAGGAGGTCCAGGAGCTCCTTCCTTGTACGGACTCTTTGAAGAGCTTGGACCTTTTGAATCATTTGAGACTGGATTGAGGAAACGTAAATATTCTTGGAACAATGAAAACAACCTACTCTTCATAGACCAGCCAGTGGGAACGGGCTACAGCTTCACCGGGAAGGAATGCTACCGTACAAGTGGAGAAGAGGTCGGTGAAGATCTTTACAACGCAGTTGTACAGTTCCATGAGTTATTTCCGAATCTGCAAGGCAACAAATTTTTCATCAGTGGAGAATCGTATGCGGGACATTATATTCCTGCACTTGGCCACAAAATTCATGAACACAATCCTTCAGCCAAGGTGAAGATCAATTTAGTTGCAATGATGATCGGTAATGGATGGAGTGATCCTGTAAAACAAAGCGACTATGGAACCTTCCTTTACAACTTAGGATTTATTGATGATGAAGCAAGAGAAATCTACAAAATCCACCACGAAATGTTTGTGACAAGTGTCTCAATAGGTGACTGGTATGGAGCATTTCAATTATGGGCAAGCATGATATCATTTTTAAGGGCTGAGTATGTTGGTCAAGTGAGCATATACAACTATCTACCAACATCTGACAAAGAAACACAAAACTGGTATGAGTTCGTGCAGTCAGCTGAGATACGGAAAGCTCTTCACATTGGAGATTTAGAATTTCATAATCTCTCGAAGGTGTATAGAAAACTTGTACCTGActttgtaaaatcaataaaaccctGGGTGGAAGATCTACTGGAGTTCTACCCAATGATCTACTACAGCGGTCAACTAGATATCATTTGTAACTATCCAATGACCGTCAGCTTTCTTCGTTCCATGACATGGAGTGGAGAGGCTCAGTATCTGAACGCCACCAGGACCAAGTGGTGTGTGGGAGAG GAACTTGCCGGTTACTACAAGGGGGTGCACAATCTGTACGACGTGTTGGTGCGTGATGCAGGTCACATGGTACCAGCAGACCAACCTCTCTGGGCCTATACCCTTATGAACTCTATCACTTCGGGAACACCAGATAACCCTCTGCATGCCCTTACACCTTGCTAA
- the LOC124364749 gene encoding venom serine carboxypeptidase-like isoform X2 has protein sequence MLYKLQFLTFLTFSHSVYSFLRPTLITPLSPKTDEDLGETDEDIGETLYLTPLLEKGDYKNAQLLSKVEPDIGNVTSYSGFFTVNKECGSNLFFWFFPAQKENWRDAPLILWLQGGPGATSLYGIFEEIGPFSSYEEGLEKRNSSWNTDHNLLIIDQPVGVGFSFTDKDCYAKNETDVGEDLYRAVVQFHELFPNFQQNKFFIFGESYAGHYIPALGHTIHKYNPSASVKINLAAMAIGNGFSDAKTQFDYGNYLYYIGLVDDAGKNEYMKYYNDFLVAVEDKSWSEASKIHQAFMGDLYEEYVSSKVNMYNYLPGEPKERQNWIQFMNSANILKALHIGALSFHIGNDAYEALLLDIVQSVKPWVEELLEVYPIVFYNGQLDIICGYPMMIKFLRSLNWSGQSQYLNATRTKWCEGEELAGYYKGVHNLYDVLVRDAGHMVPADQPLWAYTLMNSITSGTPDNPLHALTPC, from the exons ATGTTGTATAAGTTACAGTTTCTTACTTTTCTTACATTTTCACACAgtgtttacagttttttaaggCCTACACTCATAACACCATTATCTCCGAAAACCGATGAAGACTTAGGGGAAACCGATGAAGACATAGGGGAAACCTTATACTTAACTCCTCTGCTGGAGAAAGGGGATTATAAGAATGCCCAGCTGTTGTCCAAAGTAGAACCAGATATAGGAAATGTGACAAGTTACTCAGGATTCTTCACCGTCAACAAGGAATGTGGATCAAACCTGTTTTTCTGGTTCTTCCCTGCACAGAAAGAAAACTGGAGGGATGCACCATTGATCCTCTGGTTACAAGGGGGTCCTGGAGCTACATCTTTGTATGGGATATTTGAAGAAATTGGACCTTTTAGTTCTTACGAAGAAGGTCTAGAGAAACGGAACAGTTCATGGAACACAGATCACAATCTCCTTATCATAGACCAGCCTGTCGGAGTGGGCTTCAGTTTCACAGACAAAGACTGCTATGCAAAGAATGAAACAGACGTTGGAGAAGATCTTTACAGAGCAGTTGTTCAATTCCATGAGCTATTTCCAAATTTTCAACagaataaatttttcatattcgGAGAATCTTATGCTGGTCACTATATTCCTGCATTAGGCCACACAATCCACAAGTACAATCCTTCTGCCTCCGTCAAAATCAACTTAGCGGCCATGGCAATAGGAAATGGATTCAGTGATGCCAAAACACAGTTTGACTACGGCAATTATCTTTACTATATTGGACTGGTTGATGATGCTGGGAAGAATGAatacatgaaatattataatgattttcTGGTGGCAGTTGAAGATAAAAGTTGGTCTGAAGCTTCTAAAATTCATCAAGCATTCATGGGTGACTTATATGAGGAATATGTTAGTTCTAAAGTAAATATGTACAACTATCTTCCTGGCGAACCTAAAGAACGACAAAATTGGATTCAATTCATGAATTCAGCCAATATTCTAAAAGCTCTTCACATTGGGGCTCTCTCATTCCATATTGGTAATGACGCTTATGAAGCACTCCTCCTCGACATTGTGCAATCAGTGAAACCCTGGGTGGAAGAACTGCTGGAAGTGTACCCGATAGTCTTCTACAACGGTCAGCTGGACATCATCTGTGGTTATCCGATGATGATCAAATTCCTTCGCTCTCTGAACTGGAGTGGGCAATCTCAGTACCTGAATGCTACCAGGACAAAGTGGTGTGAGGGAGAG GAACTTGCCGGTTACTACAAGGGGGTGCACAATCTGTACGACGTGTTGGTGCGTGATGCAGGTCACATGGTACCAGCAGACCAACCTCTCTGGGCCTATACCCTTATGAACTCTATCACTTCGGGAACACCAGATAACCCTCTGCATGCCCTTACACCTTGCTAA
- the LOC124364752 gene encoding venom serine carboxypeptidase-like — protein sequence MPDIGNITSYSGFFTVNKKCDSNLFFWFFLVQKDNWKEAPLLLWLQGGPGNISMYGLFEELGPLESYPEGLKKRQYSWNVENNLLIIDQPVGVGYSFTGKSCYPQNETAVGEDLYQAMVQFHELFPFFQQGKFFISGESYAGHYIPALGHTIQKHNPSAKVKINLIAMLIGDGWSDPVSQIDYGSYLYQTGFIDYTARDVYKSYQDKFVQEVAEQDWADASVTCDALNGTLYVRYVGNEISVYNYILQPFQETQN from the coding sequence ATGCCTGACATTGGGAACATAACAAGTTATTCTGGATTCTTCACAGTCAACAAAAAATGTGATTCTAATTTGTTTTTCTGGTTCTTTCTTGTCCAAAAAGATAACTGGAAGGAAGCACCTTTACTACTTTGGTTGCAAGGAGGCCCAGGGAATATTTCGATGTATGGACTTTTTGAAGAGCTTGGACCTTTAGAATCCTACCCAGAAGGTTTAAAGAAGCGACAATACTCATGGAATGTAGAGAATAATTTGCTCATCATCGATCAACCAGTTGGGGTTGGCTACAGCTTCACAGGGAAAAGTTGCTACCCTCAAAATGAAACGGCAGTCGGAGAAGATCTTTACCAAGCAATGGTTCAGTTCCATGAGTTGTTCCCATTCTTCCAACAGGGCAAGTTTTTCATCAGCGGAGAATCTTATGCTGGCCATTATATTCCTGCACTGGGCCacacaatacaaaaacacaatCCTTCTGCTAAagtgaaaataaacttaatagcAATGCTGATTGGAGATGGATGGAGTGACCCTGTTTCACAGATCGACTACGGAAGTTATCTCTATCAGACTGGATTCATTGATTACACAGCACGTGATGTCTACAAAAGCTACCAGGATAAGTTTGTGCAGGAAGTCGCAGAACAAGACTGGGCTGATGCTTCTGTGACTTGTGACGCTCTTAATGGTACTTTATATGTTCGTTATGTTGGGAATGAAATAAGTGTGTATAATTACATTCTTCAACCTTTTCAAGAGacacaaaactga